In Vibrio neptunius, the following are encoded in one genomic region:
- a CDS encoding DUF2238 domain-containing protein — MNSNNRSSFSLLSGLTTTYVLVFLFSAFEPSSRAVWIAEIIPAIAILVLIWLVSRQFQFSRTAYCLMFIWLTLHTIGAKYTFAEVPFDWFSNLIGSERNHFDRVAHFSIGLYAYPIAEYLIKKQLMNTKLATAFALFAIMSLAAGYEIVEWWYAAIAGGDEGIAFLGSQGDIWDAQKDMLMDTLGALTALSLLVSQQRVLSSIQVR; from the coding sequence ATGAACTCTAACAACAGGTCTTCATTTTCGCTTTTAAGTGGTTTAACTACTACCTACGTTCTGGTCTTTTTGTTTTCCGCTTTCGAGCCATCTTCGCGCGCAGTTTGGATAGCTGAAATCATTCCCGCAATTGCTATTCTGGTACTTATCTGGCTTGTATCGCGCCAATTTCAGTTTTCTAGAACCGCATACTGTCTGATGTTTATCTGGCTGACATTGCACACCATTGGCGCCAAATACACATTTGCTGAAGTACCATTTGATTGGTTTAGCAACTTAATCGGTTCAGAAAGAAACCATTTTGATCGGGTGGCGCACTTTTCTATTGGGTTATACGCGTACCCTATTGCCGAATACTTAATCAAAAAACAATTAATGAACACAAAGCTAGCAACCGCTTTTGCTCTATTTGCAATCATGTCTCTGGCTGCAGGCTATGAAATAGTAGAATGGTGGTACGCAGCGATCGCAGGAGGCGACGAAGGCATCGCGTTTTTAGGTTCTCAGGGTGATATTTGGGATGCGCAAAAAGACATGCTTATGGATACGCTCGGAGCGCTCACTGCTCTAAGCTTGCTGGTTTCTCAGCAGCGGGTGCTTTCTTCAATCCAAGTAAGGTAA
- a CDS encoding isopenicillin N synthase family oxygenase: MKLETVDYLAEDAAQQFVTSLRETGFGVLKNHPIPKELVESIYENWYQFFMTERKNEFTYNVETQDGYFPPSVSEVAKGHTVKDIKEYFHVYPWGQMPEELKEQIMDYYDRANKFAQELLGWVEAYAPKDVQEKFSVALSDMIDGSDKTLLRVLHYPPMTGEEEPGAIRAAAHEDINLLTVLPAANEPGLQVKSKEGSWIDVPCDFGSLIINIGDMLQEASGGYFPSTTHRVINPTGARQETSRISLPLFLHPKPEVVLSERHTADSYLMERLRELGVI; encoded by the coding sequence ATGAAACTGGAAACTGTCGATTACCTTGCTGAAGATGCTGCTCAGCAATTTGTTACCTCACTGCGTGAGACTGGATTCGGTGTATTGAAAAACCACCCGATTCCTAAAGAGCTTGTCGAGTCTATCTATGAGAACTGGTATCAGTTCTTTATGACTGAGCGCAAGAACGAGTTTACTTATAATGTTGAAACTCAAGACGGTTACTTCCCACCTTCAGTTTCTGAAGTCGCAAAAGGGCATACAGTTAAGGATATTAAAGAATACTTCCATGTATATCCTTGGGGGCAAATGCCAGAAGAGCTTAAAGAACAGATCATGGATTACTATGATCGTGCCAACAAGTTCGCTCAAGAACTATTAGGTTGGGTTGAAGCTTATGCACCAAAAGATGTACAGGAGAAATTCTCTGTTGCCTTGTCTGACATGATTGATGGGAGCGACAAAACGCTGCTGCGTGTTCTTCATTACCCACCAATGACTGGTGAAGAAGAACCAGGTGCAATCCGTGCAGCGGCGCATGAAGACATTAACCTGCTAACGGTTCTTCCAGCCGCGAACGAACCAGGTTTGCAGGTAAAGAGTAAAGAGGGTAGCTGGATCGATGTGCCATGTGATTTTGGTAGCCTGATCATTAATATTGGCGACATGCTTCAAGAAGCATCGGGTGGTTACTTCCCATCGACAACGCACCGAGTGATCAACCCAACCGGTGCACGTCAGGAAACGTCACGCATTTCGCTGCCACTGTTTCTCCACCCTAAACCAGAAGTTGTGTTGTCAGAGCGCCATACCGCCGACAGCTACTTAATGGAAAGACTACGTGAACTAGGGGTAATCTAA
- a CDS encoding DnaJ domain-containing protein codes for MNEHHEVAAQFQQYMENPLLWPIMEILRKQPSGWKVHTLSSHLSELELLPVLDGSPEKDLFKRNFLIMNALYQLQETLYPDNWLQVQAMDIVLMPQSRVFGHEVDHEDPLRDYYLDWHNYEAEEGEVKRLLNEFWTRYREFVGSTNGGDMDRAKALSLFKLPHDASPTEIRKTWRKLALKWHPDRENGNSDRFRVLCEAWHVLRH; via the coding sequence ATGAACGAGCATCATGAAGTTGCGGCCCAGTTCCAGCAGTATATGGAAAACCCTCTACTGTGGCCTATTATGGAAATTCTCAGAAAACAGCCTTCAGGATGGAAAGTTCATACACTATCTTCCCATCTCAGCGAGCTAGAGCTACTGCCAGTGCTAGACGGTTCGCCCGAGAAAGACCTCTTCAAACGCAATTTTCTTATTATGAATGCATTGTACCAATTGCAAGAAACCTTGTACCCAGACAATTGGCTACAGGTGCAAGCGATGGATATCGTACTGATGCCTCAATCTAGAGTCTTTGGACATGAAGTTGATCATGAAGATCCTTTGCGTGATTATTATCTCGATTGGCATAATTACGAAGCAGAAGAGGGGGAAGTCAAGAGGCTGCTGAATGAGTTCTGGACTCGTTATCGTGAATTTGTTGGCAGTACTAACGGCGGTGACATGGATCGAGCGAAAGCGTTGTCGTTGTTTAAACTTCCACACGACGCGAGCCCAACGGAAATCCGCAAAACTTGGCGTAAACTTGCGCTGAAATGGCACCCCGATAGAGAAAACGGAAATAGTGATCGCTTCCGCGTACTTTGTGAAGCTTGGCATGTATTAAGACATTGA
- a CDS encoding hydroxymethylglutaryl-CoA reductase, with the protein MPKLNLSHRDNDTVFNQGPQSDHLEQQLKPHFERTAIRLTPSPYISEKNIVKRWDKLGAFTSKEALLDPVTAQQSDVYNKNIEHFIGTVKLPVGVAGPLRVNGLHAKRDYHVPLATTEAALVASYNRGAQLITAAGGASAMLLNEGVTRTPVFEFQQLVDAGRFVAWVVTQYDHFKQVAESTTSHGQLHDINVNIEGNHVYLVFEFYTGDASGQNMVTIATNEVFNYILKHSPIEPEDAFLDGNLSGDKKPNTHTLRHVRGKKVTAEVNLSKELVEKFLHTTPEKMVKFGQMTTTGAALSGSIGVNAHYANALAALYIACGQDAACVAESAIGITRMEMNKQGGLYACVTLPNLMVGTVGGGTHLPSQKACLELMGLYGSGNAKALAEVSAVLCLAGELSIVGAFCAGHFSKAHQKLAR; encoded by the coding sequence ATGCCTAAACTCAATTTGTCTCACCGTGACAACGATACTGTTTTCAACCAAGGGCCACAATCCGATCACCTTGAACAACAACTCAAACCCCACTTCGAGCGCACTGCAATACGTTTAACGCCCAGCCCTTATATTTCTGAAAAGAACATAGTCAAGCGATGGGATAAACTAGGCGCATTTACCTCCAAGGAAGCATTGCTCGATCCGGTCACAGCCCAACAATCAGATGTGTACAACAAGAACATTGAGCACTTTATAGGCACAGTAAAACTACCTGTAGGTGTCGCGGGCCCATTGCGCGTCAATGGCCTCCACGCCAAACGCGATTATCATGTACCTCTAGCCACGACCGAGGCCGCCTTGGTTGCTTCATACAACCGTGGTGCTCAATTGATTACAGCCGCTGGCGGTGCAAGTGCCATGTTATTGAATGAAGGTGTGACTAGAACACCAGTGTTCGAGTTTCAACAACTCGTCGATGCTGGTCGGTTTGTCGCTTGGGTGGTGACACAATACGACCATTTTAAGCAAGTCGCGGAGTCTACGACATCGCATGGACAACTTCACGATATTAACGTCAATATAGAAGGCAATCACGTTTACCTTGTATTCGAGTTCTATACTGGCGACGCCTCTGGGCAGAATATGGTCACAATCGCGACCAACGAAGTTTTCAATTACATACTTAAGCATTCACCTATTGAACCTGAGGATGCGTTCCTTGATGGCAACCTCTCAGGAGACAAAAAACCGAATACCCATACTTTGCGTCATGTGCGTGGCAAAAAGGTCACAGCCGAAGTCAACCTTTCAAAAGAGTTGGTTGAAAAATTTCTCCACACTACACCAGAAAAAATGGTCAAGTTTGGCCAGATGACAACCACAGGAGCCGCATTAAGTGGATCTATTGGGGTTAACGCACATTACGCCAATGCACTAGCCGCTTTGTATATTGCTTGTGGTCAAGATGCTGCCTGTGTTGCGGAGTCCGCGATAGGAATCACACGCATGGAGATGAATAAACAAGGTGGCCTTTATGCATGCGTTACACTGCCAAATCTCATGGTGGGTACTGTGGGTGGAGGCACTCACCTACCTAGCCAAAAAGCCTGTTTAGAGCTCATGGGGTTATATGGCTCAGGTAATGCTAAAGCTCTAGCAGAAGTATCGGCCGTGCTTTGTCTCGCTGGTGAACTTTCCATCGTAGGCGCGTTTTGCGCTGGACATTTCTCTAAAGCTCACCAAAAGCTCGCCAGATAA
- the glpD gene encoding glycerol-3-phosphate dehydrogenase produces the protein MTISYLKEQKEQELLDLIVVGGGINGAGIAVDAAGRGLKVGLYETKDFAGATSSASSKLIHGGLRYLEHYEFRLVGEALAEREVLLAKAPHIAFPMRFRLPHRPFLRPAWMIRAGLFLYDHLGKRTSLPSSKKIQLDNQNVTLPELKVGFEYSDCWVDDARLVILNIIQAQELGAEVSNYCQVTKAQRIEGIWHVELYDQRTCKTFFRKAKALVNATGPWVKEFLTENTKLPSPYGIRLIKGSHIIVPKIHDEEQAYIMQNEDNRIVFVIPYLGKFSMIGTTDVEYKGDPRKVAISDEEKQYLIDVTNQHFRKQITIDDIISDFSGVRPLCDDESDSPQAITRDYTLALDHKEGEAPLLSIFGGKLTTYRKLSESAMQHLSPYFNLKESWTKNAPLPGGEDFTWEKMEVQLAKQVPFIGNETRLRWLRAYGSRVEQLLEGVSTEQDLGIKFSAGIYQKEIDYLVKHELGTNAEDVLKRRSKLHLLCDQECYQAIESYLDGTDYSIHEQCA, from the coding sequence ATGACCATTAGTTACTTAAAAGAACAGAAAGAACAAGAATTACTAGACTTAATCGTCGTCGGTGGTGGTATCAATGGTGCTGGTATCGCTGTAGACGCCGCTGGTCGTGGCCTAAAAGTTGGCCTTTATGAAACTAAGGACTTTGCCGGTGCGACATCTTCAGCCAGTTCAAAATTGATTCATGGTGGACTTAGGTATCTAGAACATTATGAATTCCGCTTGGTGGGTGAAGCTTTAGCAGAACGTGAAGTCTTACTTGCTAAAGCACCACACATTGCTTTTCCCATGCGTTTTAGGTTGCCCCACCGACCATTTCTTCGTCCTGCATGGATGATCAGAGCGGGTTTATTCCTCTATGACCATCTGGGAAAGCGCACTTCTTTACCGAGTAGTAAGAAAATCCAATTAGATAACCAGAATGTTACCTTACCTGAACTCAAAGTGGGCTTTGAATACTCTGATTGCTGGGTTGACGATGCGCGACTAGTAATACTTAACATCATCCAAGCTCAAGAGCTGGGTGCAGAAGTGAGCAACTATTGTCAGGTAACGAAAGCGCAGCGTATCGAGGGCATCTGGCACGTTGAACTGTATGACCAACGTACCTGCAAGACCTTCTTCAGAAAAGCTAAAGCGTTGGTTAATGCCACTGGCCCTTGGGTTAAAGAGTTTCTAACAGAAAACACAAAACTACCCTCTCCTTACGGTATTCGCTTGATTAAGGGCTCTCACATCATCGTTCCAAAAATTCATGATGAAGAACAAGCTTATATCATGCAAAATGAAGATAACCGCATTGTGTTTGTGATTCCTTATCTCGGCAAGTTCTCAATGATCGGTACCACCGATGTTGAATACAAAGGCGATCCTCGTAAAGTCGCGATTAGCGATGAAGAAAAACAATACCTGATCGATGTGACTAACCAGCATTTTCGTAAACAAATTACTATTGACGATATCATTAGTGACTTTAGCGGCGTCCGACCACTTTGTGATGATGAATCTGATTCACCGCAAGCCATCACCCGAGATTACACCTTAGCGTTGGATCATAAAGAAGGCGAAGCCCCTTTATTGTCTATTTTTGGCGGCAAATTAACCACATACAGAAAGCTCTCTGAGTCCGCAATGCAGCACCTTTCTCCATACTTCAACTTGAAAGAGTCTTGGACTAAGAACGCCCCACTTCCTGGTGGCGAAGACTTCACATGGGAAAAGATGGAAGTTCAATTAGCGAAGCAAGTTCCATTTATAGGCAATGAAACACGCTTACGCTGGCTAAGAGCTTACGGCAGCCGTGTAGAACAGCTTCTAGAAGGTGTAAGCACAGAACAAGATCTTGGTATCAAGTTCTCTGCAGGAATCTATCAAAAAGAAATCGACTATCTGGTAAAGCATGAGCTTGGCACCAATGCTGAAGATGTTTTAAAACGCCGAAGTAAGCTTCATCTATTGTGCGACCAAGAATGTTATCAAGCTATTGAAAGCTATCTCGATGGAACAGATTACAGCATCCACGAACAATGTGCATAA